A genomic segment from Synchiropus splendidus isolate RoL2022-P1 chromosome 18, RoL_Sspl_1.0, whole genome shotgun sequence encodes:
- the LOC128749098 gene encoding espin-like protein: protein MTEEDLNRIEKQIENLQVMHKVSEVEKELEQLEQELHQLLPVSAALSQGHFSVNPKQVHGKAEDLPAWCSKISTLLKSMAILLATLGGKQIDILDLISSAYPQAEISTGGLPQSDPGGSVSNGFIGRSQSFSTREEVEKEIKQCGVSVKNLKANYEIQNHSSEKKPSKVYKRTRSLPVVSESESPPGSVGEEQNPCSSADPILALANGDTASAEGATLKLVEEPVIVASQAPMTYTQTEIMPPSNIQEFNQVLSTDPILNNDQLTRSLEVQTDLSYVQECIEMRKERIVFLFLEHWRKYTISESYRTKYASRRGSHLDIGWAEYDHFSGQVGVEMQSEDDKLLHFMKSKQVVGNLIGHWRTIMSQVPTRQIRRLSRAQMIYWPEHFLPHINGSPVNYESLTLDLFMLGYFQLLEMSMSRTERKFRHLLCYEMFDRLGRHKWEVIRQFHKEVMEDIERGKRDWADGFEDIKLKYFGDSDEGEGVMTASLRSVDTPIIPPETHPPPPPSHPPPPPPTQPMTELSSQEPQMDTPQPTPPAGGHNGVSEHPPLVEEKVLNESCQQAEVPNGASSDPTESTLRPTPVQKEKVVKNVPHVRFMDEPQVGLREDPNEDSIKVIYELKEFSNEEIIRYIDRSFAFWKEKEAELFDI, encoded by the coding sequence ATGACTGAAGAAGACCTCAACCGCATTGAGAAGCAAATAGAAAACCTGCAAGTGATGCACAAAGTTtccgaagtggagaaggaacTGGAGCAACTTGAGCAAGAGCTTCACCAGCTTCTGCCGGTTTCGGCCGCCCTCTCTCAGGGGCATTTCTCTGTGAATCCAAAGCAGGTTCATGGCAAGGCGGAGGATCTTCCTGCCTGGTGCAGTAAGATCTCCACTCTGCTCAAGAGTATGGCGATTCTTCTCGCCACTCTTGGAGGTAAACAGATTGACATTCTGGATCTTATATCTTCGGCATATCCTCAAGCAGAAATCTCAACTGGTGGATTGCCTCAGTCTGATCCAGGGGGGTCTGTGAGCAATGGCTTCATTGGCAGGTCCCAGTCCTTCTCAACAAGGGAGGAAGTGGAGAAGGAGATAAAGCAGTGTGGCGTTTCAGTCAAGAACCTCAAAGCTAATTATGAAATCCAGAATCACTCATCAGAAAAGAAGCCAAGCAAAGTGTACAAACGTACCAGGTCCCTCCCTGTTGTAAGCGAGTCTGAGAGTCCTCCTGGATCTGTTGGTGAGGAGCAGAATCCCTGTTCCTCGGCTGACCCCATTCTTGCCCTTGCTAATGGAGACACAGCATCAGCCGAGGGTGCCACGTTAAAGCTTGTTGAGGAGCCAGTCATTGTTGCGTCTCAAGCTCCTATGACGTACACACAAACTGAGATAATGCCTCCATCAAACATCCAAGAGTTCAACCAGGTTCTCTCAACTGACCCGATTTTAAATAATGACCAGCTAACACGAAGTTTGGAAGTGCAGACTGATCTTAGCTACGTCCAGGAGTGCATTGAGATGAGGAAAGAGAGGATTGTCTTCCTGTTCCTCGAGCACTGGCGGAAGTATACCATCTCCGAATCCTATCGGACTAAGTACGCCAGTCGGAGAGGAAGTCATCTGGACATAGGCTGGGCGGAGTATGACCACTTTAGCGGTCAAGTGGGTGTGGAGATGCAGAGCGAAGATGACAAACTCCTGCACTTCATGAAGTCAAAGCAGGTGGTGGGGAATCTCattggccactggaggacgatCATGAGTCAGGTGCCCACGCGACAGATTCGAAGGTTGAGTCGTGCACAGATGATCTACTGGCCGGAGCATTTCCTCCCGCACATCAACGGATCTCCAGTGAACTATGAAAGCCTGACACTGGACCTCTTCATGCTGGGCTACTTTCAGCTGCTGGAAATGAGCATGTCCCGAACCGAGCGCAAGTTTCGACACTTGTTGTGTTACGAGATGTTCGACCGTCTTGGGAGACACAAGTGGGAGGTGATCCGGCAGTTTCACAAGGAGGTAATGGAGGACATTGAGAGAGGGAAAAGAGACTGGGCGGACGGGTTTGAAGACATCAAGTTGAAGTATTTTGGGGATTCAGATGAGGGAGAAGGTGTGATGACAGCGTCTCTGCGCTCCGTGGACACGCCCATTATCCCACCTGAGACACACCCACCTCCACCGCCGTCTCATCCACCTCCGCCTCCTCCCACCCAGCCCATGACTGAACTCTCCTCACAAGAGCCACAGATGGACACTCCTCAACCAACTCCTCCAGCTGGAGGCCATAATGGTGTTTCTGAACATCCCCCCCTTGTGGAGGAGAAGGTTCTGAACGAGTCATGTCAACAAGCTGAAGTCCCCAACGGAGCCAGTTCAGATCCCACTGAATCAACATTGAGACCAACACCTGTGCAAAAGGAGAAGGTGGTTAAAAATGTTCCTCatgtgaggttcatggatgagccTCAAGTTGGACTCAGAGAGGATCCTAATGAAGACTCCATCAAGGTGATCTATGAGCTGAAAGAGTTCAGTAATGAGGAGATCATAAGATACATCGACAGGAGCTTCGCCTTCTGGAAAGAAAAGGAAGCAGAGCTTTTCGACATCTAA